The genomic interval CGTAGAACAATATACACAGGACTCGGATTGAACTGTGCTGTCTTTtcaagagaaaacagagagttCATCAGAATCACAAGTTTGCACTTGACATTTAGAGCCTGCATCATTTTGGACAAAGTCTATAAAATATTCCAGCAGCTTGCTGCCAGCAATTCCGTATCATTACCTTCCTCCTCCGGAAAAGAAACTCAGCCCTGCTGTGACACATGCCACTCAGGTGCTAGAGCTGCATTTTTCAAGCACAGCTGCAGGGTTCTTCAACATAATAACTAGGTTATTTTATCCAACTATCCTCCTCCATACACACTGGAAAAGATAAGCAAGGCACTCGGCTTGTCAGTCACCGGATACATGATTGACACCAAATTCATTatctagctgtttttttttttttttcttgaaaattgttgtttatttctcatTCATCATTCAGAAGTCGACAAAAGTGTACAACTTTAAAAGCAGGTTCCATACGCATATCATAAATCTATATCTATGCATATGTGAAATTCCCCCCCAGATTTTTCCTAGTGTATACTTGCACACTTTGACACTATCAGGCATGCATTCTAATATAATTGCATTCTTGCACACTTGTACACCAACAATCGTACCTACACATGTGCGTATTAGCAAAGTTGTATACTTGTGTACTTACATATGTATTACCATATTACCATATTTAATATGCATACCAGTATACTAATATATATTCTTGTAGCACATCTGCATGCCTGAATATTATCACACTTCACATAATACTAATGTAAGTATTAAGTATAGGTAAACATTAGCTTGTTTATACATGTATACTTGCATGCTAGTGTACTATATACTTTCATATTAGAATATTATCACACAAGCATGTTTGCGTATTAATCAACACACTCACTAGCACACTTATATAGTAGCATAAGGGCACACTAACACGTGTACTTGCATGATTATGTACATACTAAAATATTAGCACGTACTTGTGTACTTCCACATTTGTTCACTACAAATATTTAGTAGTATATTACACACTAGCACATTTACATGTTaatgatgttgattattttgaCAGCTAGAAGACAGTGAGTGTCTCAATCAAGACATTATCttcttacaaacaaacaaatgcacacagaGTTTTGTGTAAAAGGCGATGGTGATGTGGGCAGGCCGAAGCCCTTCGCTAATCTGTGATTGGATGCTGCTGATCCCAGGACTTATGAGACAGATGAAGTGTCACGGCGGTGAGGAGATTAGATAAGTAAAGTCCACTCGGGTTTATTTCAATTTAGTCTGATCGCTAGAGCGTTACAGAGGTCCCTAATGATGCAGGGGCGGGGGATgggcgagagtgagagagggtaaGGGGTTacacttagagagagagagagaaagagagagagagttcttcATACACACCTCTAGAACAGAAAAGGATACCAAAATAAACGTGTGCACTGAGGAACAACTACATGATGGCTAAGCCTAAACTCGTTACCCTCACCTCATCACTTCTCATGGTATCACTCAACCTGGCTGATGTGGTTTCTGCTTTctataaacatacacagaagGATTCAAAGCTTCAGAGTGTATGCTAGCATAttcttttatacaaaaaaactaTTCATAAACACAGGCTAGCATATGTACATCCTTGATTAGTGCATAATAGGAAACTCACATGCTCGCATATGCACTTGCATAATAACATGCACAGCCAGATACTGTACTTTCACAGCATCGTAAGTGTGTTAGCTTCCTCACATTTTGTTATAAAAGCACACCTTTATAACAAAATACTAGCATAGCAGCGTGCTTGTGCATGAATACTTGCACACATACTCACCATTATTATACATACGTACTAGAATACTAGCAGCCTTAAATACCATAGTGTTTACTTTCTAGCACAACTAGCATTCTAGCATATTAGTGCTTATGGAAGCTTACTAAAATGTATTTGATAACTAGCACACTTCCACACTAACATACTCGTAGAGTAGAACTAGTAGTAGTGTTCATGCATACTAGTGCACATATTAGCatattaacactaacactaaacactaaatatTAACACTATACTTCTTCCCTTACATATTAGCACATTTCCATACTAGCAACCTTACACATCTACATACAAGTATGCTGTACACTAGCACTCCTACATACTAGCATATTTGTGTTACCTAAtgaatttttacttttacaataCTTAAAATTACGTTCAAAAAAGAACCATTGAAGTCATATTACAAGAAAAATGTAAGagtaacataaataaattcataaataaggaaacaaatatttatctttacttttgtttattgcagaaagtatatacagtatatgtgcatATTTCACAGAATGTACAGGAACTCGAGCCCTGATTGTATTGAACATTAAGACTAAGTGCACTTGACTGTAAATAAtagttgctgtgtgtgtgtgtgtgtgtgtgtgtgtgtgtgtgtgtacagcagtAGCAGTATAATAGTGCTAAAAGGATTTGTACAGTGTGTTACGAAGCAAAATTACAGttcagaaggaaaaacaaaataaacaaaacaaaaaattctcTCTGCCTTGAAGCTCTTTAAGTGTTTTGAGCTTTATACACGCTTTCACTTTATCTGAAAAGCAAGtgcactacaccacacactcctGTCTCTGACAAGCACAGAATCATTTCAATAAAATCTCTAATTGCTATTTTCAAGACATTTAGAGAATTGTATTTTGTCCTTGGCCACCACAACACCTTCACtgctgtggggaaaaaaggtcCTGAAGAGAAATGATATAGTCAGGgacattacagcacagctaCAGAGCATTGGGAGAACATATATTGCTAGAATACAAGAACGCTTGCCTACTTGCACACCAAGATGCTAGCATACTAACACACTTTCTTATAGAATTACTTGAACACTAGCACACTAAGATGCTAGCATACCTGCATATTGGCATAACTGAACACTAAAACAATACACTTTGATTTTTGCATACTTGAATACTAACACATTTAAACCCTAGCACACAAAGATATTTGCATACTTGCATACTAACACATTTAAACCCTAGCACACTAAGATATTAGCATACTTGCAtattaacacatttaaacactagCACACTAAGATATTGGCATACTTGCATACTAACACATTTAAACCCTAGCACACTAAGATATTGGCATACTTGCATactaacacatttaaacactagTACACTAAGATATTAGCATACTTGCATactaacacatttaaacactagTACACTAAGATATTAGCATACTTGCATactaacacatttaaacactagCACACTAAGATATTAGCATACTTGCATACTAACACACTACATCTTTAGTATTTACTAATTACACTTTAGCACATTTACTgctagaataataataaaataaaaataataaatgatatatatactAACACATGTCTAAATGTATAATTGACTGATTGCACACATCCATAGATGCATATTAGCATACAAACCTGTACATCCGTATAAATACTTGCATACTTGTACACTACCATACTTGCATTCATCCATACTTTGCACATAAGAACGCTCAGAGTACGCGCATGCGCATTAGTGTACATACAATAGAGAGACTGTGTTAATTAAGTCAGTGGTCGATATTTGACGCAAAACACCGCCTGGTAGTGAGAAGCAAGAACTGCAGGCGCTACATGAAGAACAGTTCTGTTGTGTCCCTGATCACACGTTTATTTACTGCTCTAACGACCCCGAATCGTTGCCTCATTAATACGTTTATAAAGTGAAAATGCGTGAAAAATTAGAGCAgcagatacacagagatgtgCAGCAAGTGTCAAATGAATAAGAAAAGAGAAGcactaataaaaacagaactatTGAGCCAGTATTCAGGTACCTTAGTATTCAGTCTGCCactgattattgttattatcttTAATTACAGCATGACGTcatgcttttttctttccaaaagaGTCCTGCGCTTCTTCACTTTATCTTCAAGGGTCatgggaaaaggaaaaaagaacacTACAAAGGATTTCCTGCAAAGTTGCTGGGACTGGAGACTTCTTCAATAAATGTCAAGCAAACAATTTCTTGCAAGAAACTTCACGTTTTTTTTTGGACCAATTAAACaattggacattgtttatgatTTAGTCTGCAATTATGTAGATAAATAATATCCATAATGtattcatacagtacacattccTGTGTATGAGATGTTACTATAAAAACTAATTCATTAGTATAATCCTGAGATTTTCTGTCCACCCAGCATTTattaatcaacatcttctgacccATCATAATTCAGCAGCGCTGTGGtgtaaatagaaatagaaaaataaacaggtaaCAGGTTtggtatatttatttttattaaggaGAAAGAAATTCCCAGAATGATTACATCGAAACatgatttactttttaaaaacatgacattaaacTGGACTTATTAGGAAGATCTTTTCTGAGCTTTACaaattgtgctgtaatgtctatgAGATAAAATCTCTTCTCTACatgaattttttgtttattttatagaatACGAGATCCTTTATGacataataacataaaaagtaataacataataataataatataatagtaacataatatacatacatacattgttacataatatatttatgtatgtatatatattaataatatcatatattataataacataataagtaataataataataataataataataatagtaacataATATCCATACATTGTTacataatatatgtatgtatatattaataatataatatattataataacaaaaaataagtgTCACTTGCAGCTTCTCGTTCAGCTGAACACACGTTACAGATAACAGGATCTACAGATAACCTCAGCTCTGAGCGTCAGCCATCTTGGACAGAACTTGTGTTGGTGCTCCACCTGATTCCTACTCGGCTCAGCATCAGCACGCACACCCCTGGTGCGGGTTTGATGTGCAGGCTTCATTAAGAGCAATGACGAGGAACCTAAGAGGAGCGACGCTTCACAACGATCCATCGGGGATGTTTCTACACCTGAAAGCTGGTTATAGACTTCCTGTGAAACTGTACTGGATCAAACCTTttcaaaaatcaaaataaattacaaCAACATGCCGATATCGCTTACGCAAATATAGTTAATCAGCTGAgaattttttgtgttttcactTCATATTGCAAGCTGCTAGGGAAAGAAAACATATCTGCTaattcagtgttgtataaacgGCAGGTTTAAACCATATGACACATTTACCAATCGTTTAGACAtttagccacacacacaagacactcCAAGACAAAATACTGACTAATTGGTGAAAGGGTGCAGAGTAACTTAAATTttccagtaatgcagctcagccatcGCAGCTGTCGGCTCCCACAGACCCACACTAAGCCTTCTGCCTTTtacagggtgccattacttttgctctaaataaaatgttgagGATATTTTGGTCATGAGTGTGAAATTGAAATAATTAACTGATTTAAATGTGATATATAAATTCTGTAAATTAGAATTGactcaggggggcacggtggcttagtggttagcatgttcgcctcacacctccagggtcggggttcgattcccgcctccaccttgtgtgtgtggagtttgcatgttcttcccgtgccttgggggtttcctctgggtactccagtttcctcccccggtccaaagacatgcatggtaggttgattgacatctctggaaaattgtccccagtgcgtgagtgaatgaatgaatgagtgtgtgtgtgtgcgccctgtgatgggttggcactcagtccagggtgtatcctgccttgatgcccgatgacgcctgagataggcacaggctccccgtgacctgaggtagttcggataagcagtagaaaatgaatgaatgaaagaattgACTCATTGATTAGAAGCAGTAAAATCCTACAAATTATTTTACGGAAATAAATCAGTTCGTATACAGAGCAATAACTGAAGCATGTTATTTCACACTATTTGTTCATATCACAGTAACGTCGTATTTAATAAATCTGGCTTCAAGAAGATTTGGCTACGAATATGTACGATGATGGTGGCTATATGTTTTAGCATTGTAGCTCCAGTAGAATAGTAAAGAAACTGGATTAAAATCGCATCAGCTTTTCAATGGTGCTGTATGATATCTTTAAAGCCACAGTTCTCTAATGTCTGTGTTCTTGGTCCTGGTGAGTGTGTTTCTGCACTGTGCTGGTGCGATTGGTCTGGGTGATGACTGGATTTAGGGAGGAGCGATCCTGGCTGTGGTCAtcttgatggtgatgatgatgttgatgatgttgatgatggtggtgatggtggtgatggtggtggtgattatTGTTCTGTGATTCTGTTGCAGTTGTGTTCTGCTCAAAACTTATTTTTGTGGTCATGTTATTGCTAGTTATCTGAGTAGAGTTTAATtgctgcaatttaaaaaaaagaaggaaaaaaaagcaaacattaatAGTATTTTAATAATGACACATCCTGGATGTTGCAGATGTTGCAAAGAGAGACACGTGCTTACCGTGCAGTTACAGATGTTTTTAAAGTACGTGGCTCTGATGGCCGCCTCTACGTACGGATAGTGCAGGAAGCTGAACGGCAGCACGATGTGAAACGTCAGACGGCCGCATCTACCCACGCagaaggaaagaggaaaaaggtGGGAGTATTCAGAGGTATACAGATGTTAGGCCTGGCTTTATGTAAATGACTGACCACTATCATGCTCACACGCACTGAATCCAGTACATTTAGAAAGAACCTTGTTAAAAATTTCATGCGTACCGATCGTAAACTAAGAAGTCGTCTTTATCTCCCTGTAGCGTGTCCCAGACGTCGTCCTGCAGTGGGCCCTGTTGGAACACAGGGATTCCCACTGCTGTTCGTTTCTTCAGCTCCCAATACATGGCCCTTGAAAAAGCGTCCTGTTCATTCACGATCAGAAATGCAACGCTGGTCAGGTTTCCCCGTGCCAGCTTATCACGCAGGTCTCCCATCCTGTGGTCAGGACATCATACCGTTACAAATCGGATTTAATCAACACAAGCACAGCAAGcattcacatttattaaaaGGTAAATACTTGTGATCAGTTCATTATCATTTATTCAAACTGCATAAACATCCAGTTTGTTCATACCTGCTTTTACTCCTTTTCGATACCAATGTTTAACAATATGTggaatatttatttctgtataaagCTAAATCAGTAAAAAGCATCCAACGTACAAACAAACATGCGTTTTATAATATGTATTAtaactgcaataaataaataaataaaagtacagaaccttttatttcatttaaaccaaACCGCTAAACTGTGAGTAGAACTGCGATCAGATATTTGATGCAATTTAAGGCAAATTCCTAAATGATTACGTTTCCTGCAATCATGCAATCCTCATGTGTTTAAGCGTTAAAGTTCAGAGTCTGTTGCCAagtaggatttttttatttagattatgTCTACTTAATTATTTACGAATATTTCTTGAATAaaatttgtgcattttttattcCTTCGGCTGatccctgttcagggtcgccacagcggatcacgtgatccacatatttgatttggcacaggtattacgccggatgcccttcctgacgcgaCCCTGCCGTCTTTTGCTGACAGTTAACctttcagtggctgggttagcgaCCTGCCTGGGAAACGAACATGGGCCGCGCCAATGAGAGCGcgggatcctgccactggatCACTTGGGTGGTGCATATAAGATTATAAAAATATTGGAATATCATACTATAAAACTGGCTCATACATGATGTCATCAAACATTTCATATGAAAAATAGAACTTTTAATCAGAATGGatgaaaatgatataataatctGGATAATCTAAAGGGAAATACTTCAAATAATATACACTaatgttaaaaacatgtttaaaccCCTTTATGAGAGAATTTAGAAGTAAAATCGGGATGATgtataataattatgcacaacaacaataaaaaaataatatgataAAAAGACATCTAATCTTTTAATCTTTCCACACATTAGATTCAATTTATCATAAACCCCATGTTACCAATGTTAACAATATGTCATatgagtataaatataaatgttgtgTGTAGATTGTGTGCAGTATTAACAGCTAGTTTTAGTTTAGATCGTTTAGTTTAAACTCACTTAGCAGCCTGCGTGAGGCAGAAATGTCAGGTGGCTTTCAACAGCGCTACCACCACCACGTTTCCCAACAGCTCATTCATGGGAGAGCGGCCATCGATCTCCCAGCGCGGTGCGACTTTACAGATGGTCGACTTGCTGCTGTCACTCTCCAGGAATAGCGGTGAAGCCCAGAGCAGGCCTGGGAGCGAGGCCAAGCACAGAGCCAACACCGCTTGCATGGCTCACGTCTCTGTCCGTTCCTTATGGAAGGATGTGACCTTAAATCCCTTGACTTCTTCCCTACAAAACAGATACTTGAAAGCATGAAAGCATCTGCCAGATAGATCAAATATAAAGGTAAAATACCTGTATAAAGGTAAAATAAGTAATCAGCCATTTTACATGCTTATATTTTCTAAGAACAGAGTCATACAGAGAGTTGAGCACATACCTCAGTTATCTCACTAGCTCTGTGTTTAGAAGAAAAACAAGTGGCGTCTGTTTACTCAGAGGTTTTTAAAACCTTGTCCAGGAGAAGCCCAACTCCCTTGAACAAACACAGTGAACCAATAGAGGAGGAGTTCAGGGGCCTCGTATTGTTACGACACCAGGATCCTGGATCAGAGCGTATTGGTTTTCAATACTTCATCATGGTCATTGATCTAGTGAGAATTGTGGAAaaagccaaaacaaaacaaaacaaaacaaaaaaacagagtgaaGATTAAACTTTATATTGCTTATCAAACGTGATGAAAATGttcatgaggaagaaacagatTTGTCTTGAATGTTTGTTTAAGGGGACGGCTGTGACCATTTGTCACTGTTTGAGCTAAACATTTGCTAACCCCATCAGGTGGAAGGTTGTGAAAAACAACCGCCTACACAAAATCCCATGCAGGAGCCACACATTTCACTCAAATTCATATCACATATAAGTACAGTGGGATCAGTGGGATCAGTGGGATCAATACGGTGTGATTAGAATAGTGTGATCAGTGTAATCAGTACAATTCAATCAGCATAGTGAGATCGGTATGGTGTGATTAGTACAGTGAGATCAGTATGGTGTGATTAGTACAGTGAGATCAGTATGGTGTGATCAGTACAGTGAGATCAGTATGGTGTGATTAGTACAGTGAGATCAGTATGGTGTGATTAGTACAGTGAGATCAGTATGGTGTGATCAGTACAGTGAGATCAGTATGGTGTGATCAGTACAGTGAGATCAGTATGGTGTGATTAGTACAGTGAGATCAGTATGGTGTGATCAGTACAGTGAGATCAGTATGGTGTGATTAGTACAGTGAGATCAGCATAGTGAGATCGGTACAGTGAGATCAGTGTGATCAGTACAGTGAGATCAGTATGGTGTGATTAGTACAGTGAGATCAGTATGGTGTGATTAGTACAGTGAGATCAGCATAGTGAGATCGGTACAGTGAGATCAGTGTGATCAGTACAGTGAGATCagtaatcaaatcaaatcaaattttatttgtcacatacaaacacatacagagtacgacatgcattgaaatgctttttgcatctgtccggtattcaaacataaggaatgcaatttgggattaAAAatgaggtagataaataaaaaggaggtagataaataaaaaatataaactatattaaaaaaaactatataaagtaTGAAAAtggaagtgaaaaataatgtatatagaTATAcctatatacataaatatacataaat from Tachysurus vachellii isolate PV-2020 chromosome 1, HZAU_Pvac_v1, whole genome shotgun sequence carries:
- the selenop2 gene encoding selenoprotein Pb yields the protein MQAVLALCLASLPGLLWASPLFLESDSSKSTICKVAPRWEIDGRSPMNELLGNVVVVALLKATUHFCLTQAAKMGDLRDKLARGNLTSVAFLIVNEQDAFSRAMYWELKKRTAVGIPVFQQGPLQDDVWDTLQGDKDDFLVYDRCGRLTFHIVLPFSFLHYPYVEAAIRATYFKNICNCTQLNSTQITSNNMTTKISFEQNTTATESQNNNHHHHHHHHHHHQHHQHHHHHQDDHSQDRSSLNPVITQTNRTSTVQKHTHQDQEHRH